Below is a genomic region from Drosophila albomicans strain 15112-1751.03 chromosome 2R, ASM965048v2, whole genome shotgun sequence.
TCtgacaagaaaaaataaaataaagggCAGGTGGTAGTTTTTTTCGGTAGTACTGTCCTCACCACTCGCAATGACTCGATCTTTAGCTCGGTCAGATTTACAGTGGGGCAATGGCGCAAAGATTGTGAACAAAAATTTTTACTAGCAAAAACCAAGCAGAACTTGGTACTCTTttaatacacatttttataacatctattaaaatttatattttttcttatttgccTTCTTATTCTACCCATTTTGTGCTTCCCACGTTTACAAGTTAAATTTCGAATCCCACCTAGTTTGTGTGAAAATCCCTAGGAGGTGCAAATGTTATACCGACCTTGCCACCTCACCTTACACTACCTTACTACTTGCCACATTTCCAAAACTTCATTCCCACGCACACGAAAATCTTAAAGTCCTAAAATTAACCATAACAAGTATACGACATGCCGCGTAAAATCCTAAACAGATCTCAACCAACTTGAACAGCACCTTATTTCACTATGGGtaatatttccaaaattttgaaatgcaTTCTCACGACTGTTCCTCAAATTTACCGTATCAAGTACAAGCCGTGCCACGTAAAATCCACAACAGATTTGTACCAAGCTCACACACAACTTGCACTACCTTACTCCTAGTAAATTTTTCCAAAACCTTCACTGGCAATATCTCAAAAATTTTTATTCCCACGCACTGGCTTTGCTAGAAATTCGAAAATCTAGCGTATCAAGTAGAAGACATGCCAACGTAAAATCCACAACAGATTTTTACCTATACGCCAAAATTTCTATATCAAGTACTGCGAACATGTAACGGAAAAACCAAACGCAGCTCATTCTGAAAATCATACACATGTGTCGAGCCCACTGTGCAATGTGCATAAGGGCTCGACATGGAGTTATGCGCACTCGCTCACTCTCACATGCTCGGTCTCCTTCTCGCTGTACACGGCCGACCGATTATAACTTATAACACCAACGAGCGAGAAAAATCTTGTGGGAAACTTGAGGGCAAAGTGTTTCCCACGATTCGAACGTCAatgtaaaagaaaacagaGAAGAGCTaaaagcaggcaacaacaccaacaacaacaggctgAACATGTGCAACCAAAAACAACCACCATCAGTACAACGACTACCACCAACACATGCACAACTTCATCCCCTGCCAAGGTAGAACTTGTTTACCGAGCCAAACAAGAGAAAAACCAACCACCAAGCAAGCGAGGATCGTGCAAGGCGCAGGCGCAGCGAGAGTCGAGACACGAAACACGAAGTACGAGAGACTCGAGACTCGAGACCCGATGACTGAGTAATTTGCTCGGCaggtggtgttgttgctgttgttgttactctcTATGCGCTCTCTGCATGCGTGCGCTGAGCACGAGACGTGACGCAGTCGACGCAGCAGGCACGTGCAGCTATAAAAGCAGCGGTAACTGGAGACGGCAGCAACATTCTCAACGCAACCGTCGTGAAGTACACAACGATCTCAaacgagcaacagcaactcgcacaaacaaacaaaaaaataaccatGGCAACCAAATACGAAATGTCGAAAACTTACCAATACCGCAAAGTGATGAAGCCACTGCTGGAGCGCAAGCGTCGCGCACGCATCAACAAGTGTCTGGATGATCTCAAGGATCTGATGGCCGAGTGTGTGGCACAGACTGGCGATGCTAAATTCGAGAAAGCCGATATCTTGGAGGTGACCGTTCAATACTTGCGCAATCTGAAGCAATCGAAAGCCGCTCAATCCGCTTCCTCTGCACCTGAACACAGTTTCCGTGCTGGCTACATTCGTGCTGCCAACGAAGTCTCTCGTGCTTTGGCCGCTCTTCCCAAAGTGGATGTTGCCTTTGGCACCACACTGATGACACATCTGGGTATGCGTCTCAATCAACTGGAGCAACTTGTCGAGCAGTCAACACCCATGACTCTGCACACACCTCTCAGCATcaactgtggcagcaacagcagcagcagccgtgaCACCTACAGCCCCGTCTCCAGTGGCTATGCCAGCGACAGTGATTGCTCCTCGGGCTCATCCACACCCGTTGCGCCACAATCTCTGCTCCAGATTAGCAACACCGGCAGCGTCTGGCGTCCCTGGTA
It encodes:
- the LOC117574980 gene encoding enhancer of split m7 protein translates to MATKYEMSKTYQYRKVMKPLLERKRRARINKCLDDLKDLMAECVAQTGDAKFEKADILEVTVQYLRNLKQSKAAQSASSAPEHSFRAGYIRAANEVSRALAALPKVDVAFGTTLMTHLGMRLNQLEQLVEQSTPMTLHTPLSINCGSNSSSSRDTYSPVSSGYASDSDCSSGSSTPVAPQSLLQISNTGSVWRPW